ATCAAATCCTCCATTATGGTAGTTGGCCTAAATAAACTACAAGATTCAATTCTAAAAATCAACAAATACAGCCAGAATAAGGAAAATCTCTATCAAATTCCCGCCCTTTACAATTCCTTCAAAAAACAAGTGCTTATAGAAGTCCAACAATTGAACAAAGCAAAAGAAGACTTGTTAGATACTGTCTAAAATTGCAAACAAATCCTACCTTTGCATTTGAAGTAGAATGGAATTTATTCCGTTTTAAACTACTCAATAAAGACCAATCCAATTATTTCCATGAAGCATATTTCCTTTCGTACTTACTTACTTCTTTTTGTTGCGGCATTGTGCGTGAGTATTTTCTCGCTCGGCTGTCAAAATAGTCAACAGACACTACCAGTATTGAAAAAAATCGATAAACCATTTCAATTTGTTGATCAAGACAGCACCTTGATTTCAGAAAAAGATGTAGCGGGAAAAATCTATGTCACCGATTTCTTTTTCACCACCTGCCCTACCATTTGCCCTATCATGAAAACGCAAATGTTGCGGGTCTATGATACCTTCAAAGATGCCGATGACCTGCTATTGATTTCACATACCATTGACCCAAAGCACGATACCGTTGCAGTTTTGAAGGAATTTGCCGAAGGATTGGGTATTTCATCCGATAGGTGGCATTTGCTGACGGGTGACAAAGATGCAATTTACGAAATGGCGGAAACCTATATGGTCGTTGCAGAAGAAGATGAACGTGCGCCGGGCGGTTTTATCCATAGCGGTGCGTTTATGCTTTTGGACAAAAAACGTCAAGTAAGAGGTATTTTTGACGGCACAAAAGAAAAAGAGGTGGATAAATTGATGGATGCAATCAAACAACTGCAAAATGAAAAATAATTCTTTACTGCAATTAGTGTTATTTATCCTATTTTTTATTTCACTACAATGGTTGAATGGATGTGCCAATGAACCTGTAGATATTGGTCAAAAAAATTACGAATTGTATTGTGCCAACTGCCATAAAAGTGACGGGCAAGGCCTCGCAAATTTGATTCCGCCTTTGGCAAAGTCTGATTATTTGATGCAACACATTGAAGAACTTCCTTGTATTCTTTATTATGGTTTGGAGGGCGAAATTGTGGTGAATGGACGCACTTTCAAACAGCCCATGCCTGCCAACAAAGAACTGAGTTCTCAACAGGTGATGCACATCACCAACTACATCCTCAATCAATGGGGCAATGAATACCGAAAAATCTATCGGCAAGAATTGGAACAATGGTTTGAGGATTGTTCAAAGAAATAAAGGTATTCAAAATTTAGAATCAAAATCACCCCTCACCAGCTGATATACTTCAACAAAACATACAAGAGAAAGCATAATTTAACCAAGCTTGTGTAAATTTGCAGCTTTTATTTTGGACGCTGTCTAGGTTGCAATACAATTGAAGTCTTTTCAGAATCATAAGAAGTTATTTCAATGCAAAAATTGGTCATAAAAGTAGGCACTTCAACGCTCACGAAGGGAACAAACCGCATTTCACGGGGCAAAATTGAAGATTTGGCCCGACAGATTTTGGTATTGCAGGAGCGATTTGAGTGTGTGGTGGTCAGTTCTGGTGCGATTGCGGCTGCCAAACAATCACTCGAATTGAGTGGTAGCAATCCCATTGCAGTCAAACAGGCTCTTGCAGCGATTGGACAACCCAATTTGATTCGCATTTACCAAGAAGTGTTCAGCGATTTTGGCTTAAAAACAGCGCAATGTTTGCTCACCTACCAAGATTTTAGGAACGAAACCTCCCGCACCAATACCAAAAATACGCTCAATATTTTGTTGCAAAACCACTTCATTCCGATTGTGAATGAGAACGATACAGTGGCTACCGAAGAAATCATGTTTGGCGACAATGACAAATTGGGAGCGTTGACGGCTGGCTTGTTGGAAGCGGATTTATTGGTATTGGTGTCCGATATTGACGGTTTATATACCAAAGATCCGAACCATTATCCCGATGCAGCATTTATTGATGTGGTAGAAGATTTGGAGAAAGTGCGTCATTTTGGGGGAAAATCAAAATCGCAGCAAGGAACTGGCGGAATGTACTCTAAATTGGTGGCTGCCGAAATTTGCCTAAAACATGGGGTCGAAATGTGGATTGTGAATGGTACGGCGGATGCCTTTGTAGTAAAGGCATTGGAGGGAAAAATACCTTTTACCCGCTTCAAAGCATTAAACTCAGAATCAATAAAAATAAATCATGTCTAAACGTTTTCAATTGAAGGTCAAAGAAGTAGTGCAAGAAACGGCGGATGCCATCAGTATTCACTTCAAACAACCTTTTTTCAAGAAAGTAAAATATTTACCGGGTCAATACCTCACCCTGTGTGTAGCGATTGATGGAAAACAATACAACCGATG
This window of the Chitinophagales bacterium genome carries:
- the proB gene encoding glutamate 5-kinase produces the protein MQKLVIKVGTSTLTKGTNRISRGKIEDLARQILVLQERFECVVVSSGAIAAAKQSLELSGSNPIAVKQALAAIGQPNLIRIYQEVFSDFGLKTAQCLLTYQDFRNETSRTNTKNTLNILLQNHFIPIVNENDTVATEEIMFGDNDKLGALTAGLLEADLLVLVSDIDGLYTKDPNHYPDAAFIDVVEDLEKVRHFGGKSKSQQGTGGMYSKLVAAEICLKHGVEMWIVNGTADAFVVKALEGKIPFTRFKALNSESIKINHV
- a CDS encoding SCO family protein; amino-acid sequence: MKHISFRTYLLLFVAALCVSIFSLGCQNSQQTLPVLKKIDKPFQFVDQDSTLISEKDVAGKIYVTDFFFTTCPTICPIMKTQMLRVYDTFKDADDLLLISHTIDPKHDTVAVLKEFAEGLGISSDRWHLLTGDKDAIYEMAETYMVVAEEDERAPGGFIHSGAFMLLDKKRQVRGIFDGTKEKEVDKLMDAIKQLQNEK
- a CDS encoding cytochrome c; translated protein: MKNNSLLQLVLFILFFISLQWLNGCANEPVDIGQKNYELYCANCHKSDGQGLANLIPPLAKSDYLMQHIEELPCILYYGLEGEIVVNGRTFKQPMPANKELSSQQVMHITNYILNQWGNEYRKIYRQELEQWFEDCSKK